Proteins from a single region of Pseudomonas sp. 10S4:
- a CDS encoding DUF2252 domain-containing protein, whose protein sequence is MKTPRPSARLEPLAQLRNLKMARSAHAYVRGSTIQFYEWLHSQSGRRLPSGPPVWICGDCHAGNLGPTGDLKGRIDIHIRDLDQTVIGNPAHDLVRLALSLATAARGSDLPGVATARMLEEMMRGYEQAFVDDVDTEPPRPAQVKAGMRNAVQRTWKHLAKERIEDTRPTIPLGKHFWSLSRAERDALKALCATSEIHTLVTSLKGRSKDDPVEMLDSAYWVKGCSSLGLKRYAVLLGVGDENDQEFCLLDIKEAISAAAPRAARAGMPRDNGKRVVEGARFLSPGLGNRMLATRMLDHGFFIRELLPQDMKLELDQLSQRDAMLAAGYLARVVGIAHARQMDMATRSSWIGDLQACRSKTLDAPSWLWSSVVQLVGSHERGYLEHCRRYALEH, encoded by the coding sequence ATGAAAACCCCGCGTCCATCCGCACGACTTGAACCACTTGCTCAGCTTAGAAATTTGAAGATGGCTCGATCTGCTCACGCCTATGTGCGAGGGAGCACTATTCAGTTTTATGAATGGCTACATAGTCAGTCGGGGAGGCGTCTCCCTAGTGGGCCGCCCGTTTGGATTTGTGGGGATTGTCACGCTGGAAACCTTGGGCCGACTGGTGATTTGAAGGGCCGGATTGATATCCATATTCGCGATCTAGATCAGACCGTTATTGGCAATCCAGCACACGACCTGGTCAGGCTTGCTTTGTCATTAGCAACGGCAGCCCGTGGGTCTGATCTGCCTGGCGTCGCGACTGCTCGAATGCTTGAAGAAATGATGCGTGGGTATGAGCAAGCGTTCGTAGACGACGTAGATACAGAGCCACCTAGACCTGCTCAGGTTAAAGCTGGTATGCGTAACGCGGTGCAAAGGACGTGGAAGCACTTAGCAAAAGAGCGCATTGAGGACACTCGTCCCACCATTCCCTTGGGTAAGCATTTTTGGTCTCTTTCCCGAGCTGAGCGTGATGCTCTAAAAGCACTTTGCGCCACCTCTGAAATCCATACCCTGGTTACCTCACTCAAAGGGCGGTCGAAAGATGACCCTGTCGAAATGCTCGACTCTGCGTATTGGGTAAAAGGTTGCAGCTCGCTGGGCTTAAAGCGGTACGCAGTGCTGTTAGGAGTGGGTGATGAAAACGATCAAGAATTTTGCCTGCTAGATATAAAAGAGGCAATCAGTGCAGCAGCTCCACGGGCAGCCAGAGCTGGAATGCCAAGAGATAATGGTAAGCGAGTCGTCGAGGGCGCTCGTTTTCTTTCGCCCGGCTTGGGAAATCGGATGCTGGCGACACGTATGCTAGATCATGGATTTTTCATTCGCGAGCTGCTGCCTCAAGACATGAAGCTGGAACTGGATCAGTTGAGCCAACGAGATGCAATGCTTGCGGCCGGTTACCTGGCGAGAGTGGTTGGAATTGCTCACGCAAGGCAGATGGACATGGCTACTCGGTCTTCTTGGATTGGCGACCTGCAAGCTTGCCGATCAAAGACACTCGATGCACCTTCTTGGCTTTGGTCGAGCGTTGTTCAGTTGGTCGGAAGTCATGAGAGAGGTTACTTGGAGCACTGTCGTCGTTATGCGCTTGAACATTAA
- a CDS encoding HAD family hydrolase, producing the protein MRLQTSFIFDLDGTLTDSVYQNVSAWKTALDSEGIPLAMWRIHRKIGMSGGLMLKMLARETGLQINPDQAKRLSDKHATAYKDLQGQISALPGAVELLDTLNHDQFKWCIATSGGMDTAAINLKALSLDIADVTLITRDDVKSGKPDPDLFLAGASKLAVPIEECLVIGDAIWDMLAARRCKATGIGLLSGGYDTGELERAGALRVYEDPLALLQHLDEVASRPSP; encoded by the coding sequence ATGCGCCTGCAAACCTCATTCATATTTGATCTGGATGGCACCCTGACTGATAGCGTTTACCAGAATGTCTCTGCGTGGAAAACTGCGCTGGATTCAGAAGGCATTCCCTTGGCCATGTGGCGCATTCACAGAAAGATCGGTATGAGCGGTGGGCTGATGCTTAAGATGTTAGCCCGTGAAACCGGACTGCAGATCAATCCAGATCAGGCTAAAAGGCTTAGTGATAAACATGCCACAGCGTATAAGGATCTGCAGGGTCAGATCAGCGCTCTCCCTGGCGCCGTCGAGCTTTTGGATACCCTGAACCACGACCAGTTCAAGTGGTGTATTGCTACAAGCGGAGGGATGGATACCGCAGCAATAAATCTCAAGGCACTAAGTCTCGACATCGCGGACGTCACTCTCATCACCCGCGATGACGTCAAATCTGGCAAGCCCGATCCAGACCTGTTCCTCGCGGGCGCAAGCAAACTCGCTGTGCCCATCGAAGAATGCCTAGTGATTGGCGATGCCATCTGGGACATGCTCGCCGCCAGACGATGTAAGGCTACAGGTATAGGGCTGCTTTCTGGTGGCTACGACACGGGTGAGCTCGAGCGTGCAGGGGCACTCAGAGTCTACGAAGATCCACTGGCCCTGCTGCAGCACCTTGATGAGGTTGCCTCCCGTCCGAGCCCCTAG
- a CDS encoding histone-like nucleoid-structuring protein, MvaT/MvaU family: MSKLAEFRQLEKHLAEQLQALEALKGDAGLKKEIEFESKLRDLLAKYGYSLKDVINLLDPQAGRRATAAQSQSSTRKPRQVKVYKNPHSGEVVETKGGNHKTLKEWKAEHGSDKVESWLTK, encoded by the coding sequence ATGTCCAAACTTGCAGAATTCCGCCAGCTCGAAAAACACCTTGCTGAACAGCTCCAAGCGCTCGAAGCACTGAAAGGCGATGCTGGCCTCAAGAAAGAAATTGAATTCGAATCGAAGCTGCGCGACTTGCTTGCCAAGTACGGCTACAGCCTGAAAGACGTAATCAACCTGCTTGATCCACAAGCCGGTCGTCGTGCTACCGCTGCCCAGTCGCAATCAAGCACGCGCAAGCCTCGCCAAGTGAAGGTCTACAAAAATCCTCACTCCGGTGAAGTCGTTGAAACCAAAGGTGGCAACCACAAAACTTTGAAAGAGTGGAAGGCGGAACACGGTTCCGACAAAGTCGAGTCCTGGCTGACCAAGTGA
- a CDS encoding lipase family protein, whose amino-acid sequence MSELVKHACHLPPMVDRDFPPNEYVHNLMQRPPEDVGAGEIGFGPKPARVYGIGLLPNKNHVLEVRPLRALRPVLSTDSEFCALNLYQLALMATLSYSDFGQKPDLFELKSASGETNTLEADTVSFPLQPSVGNWFGNTLSKFEELWQVDAGQAGGKDYYPLYEEVAYSKRLEIVPFDPDLYPEVNRPSLGNGQEHPAKIHFFDDTVSKNGTDTQAFITHHDEIVLLSVRGTAGTPDALRDLDAAQVPFEQGVGKVHNGFYGSAKAVINFVTSYLDRFHVGQKVIITGHSLGGAVAFLLAEMLRRRKGYDYDIVLYTYGAPRAVDETFATAASALIHHRTVNHNDPVPSVPTTWMNTSKKVYITGAILTFVNVPIGLAVFGGGIANLTGEPYTHHGKLRHFMPVSFADGHKSSILWEPGCDTVTEHAACSVALQQKDGLPKRGGTLRQIVDNANHKMVVSYIPACWAVFRRYQESQELKRNLVTEREFHWVDDALASINKQLEAKERQFTMQAMESQVEAQKRALSDERSKIQETRDRLGTLRFTKATETQVYGLAAAVPEALAINLERWRFHTINTTLEQLAMAPPEADSHDRAVASMTGGHVIGAPSHFDVDSIA is encoded by the coding sequence GTGAGTGAGCTCGTAAAACATGCGTGCCACCTTCCTCCGATGGTCGACCGAGATTTTCCGCCGAATGAGTACGTTCACAACCTGATGCAGAGGCCTCCAGAGGATGTCGGAGCTGGTGAGATTGGATTTGGGCCAAAACCTGCGAGGGTGTACGGAATTGGCCTCCTGCCGAACAAAAACCATGTACTTGAAGTGCGTCCTTTAAGGGCCTTGCGACCTGTCCTGTCAACCGACAGCGAGTTTTGCGCCCTGAACCTTTACCAGCTAGCACTGATGGCGACATTGAGCTATAGCGATTTTGGTCAGAAGCCGGATCTCTTCGAACTAAAAAGCGCTTCGGGGGAAACCAATACGTTAGAAGCCGATACGGTAAGCTTTCCTTTGCAACCAAGTGTCGGTAACTGGTTTGGCAATACGCTCTCAAAATTTGAAGAGCTTTGGCAGGTCGATGCAGGTCAAGCTGGAGGAAAGGATTATTATCCTCTCTATGAAGAGGTTGCCTACTCCAAACGCTTGGAGATTGTACCTTTCGATCCTGATCTCTACCCGGAGGTAAATAGACCGAGTCTTGGCAACGGTCAGGAGCATCCCGCGAAGATTCATTTTTTCGATGACACAGTTTCGAAAAACGGTACCGATACTCAGGCGTTCATCACGCACCATGATGAGATCGTCTTGCTTTCTGTCCGGGGTACAGCCGGCACTCCCGATGCGCTTCGCGACCTGGATGCCGCGCAGGTTCCTTTTGAGCAAGGTGTAGGCAAGGTTCATAACGGTTTCTATGGATCGGCAAAGGCTGTTATCAACTTTGTAACCAGCTACTTGGATAGATTCCATGTCGGCCAAAAAGTGATTATTACTGGCCATAGCTTGGGTGGTGCGGTTGCCTTCTTGCTTGCCGAAATGCTACGGCGCAGGAAGGGTTATGATTATGACATCGTACTTTATACGTACGGCGCACCACGGGCTGTTGATGAGACATTTGCCACTGCCGCTTCTGCCTTGATTCATCATCGCACAGTCAATCACAACGACCCGGTGCCTAGCGTGCCAACCACCTGGATGAACACCTCTAAGAAGGTGTACATCACAGGAGCTATTTTGACATTCGTCAATGTGCCAATTGGTTTAGCAGTGTTTGGAGGAGGCATAGCTAATTTGACTGGGGAGCCTTATACCCACCACGGCAAGCTGCGCCATTTCATGCCAGTCTCGTTTGCTGATGGGCATAAGTCCTCAATTTTGTGGGAGCCTGGCTGCGATACAGTTACAGAACATGCGGCATGCAGCGTTGCGCTGCAGCAGAAAGACGGCCTCCCGAAGCGTGGCGGAACACTTCGCCAGATTGTCGACAACGCTAACCATAAAATGGTCGTGAGCTATATCCCAGCTTGCTGGGCTGTCTTTCGGCGCTACCAGGAATCACAGGAGCTCAAGCGCAACCTGGTAACCGAGCGGGAGTTTCATTGGGTCGACGATGCATTAGCGAGTATCAATAAGCAGCTGGAGGCTAAAGAGCGCCAATTCACGATGCAGGCTATGGAATCTCAGGTCGAAGCGCAGAAGCGGGCGCTCAGTGATGAAAGAAGTAAAATTCAAGAGACCCGTGACCGCTTAGGCACACTTCGATTCACAAAGGCGACTGAAACTCAAGTTTATGGCCTGGCTGCAGCAGTACCTGAGGCGCTAGCGATAAACCTTGAGCGGTGGAGATTTCACACTATCAACACCACACTTGAGCAATTGGCCATGGCGCCTCCAGAAGCGGATAGTCACGATAGAGCCGTTGCTTCAATGACTGGTGGGCACGTCATTGGCGCTCCTAGCCATTTCGACGTCGACTCTATCGCCTAG
- a CDS encoding DUF4123 domain-containing protein: MITPQLWSSAQTKLRLSLYLVLDSDGQIEERDALINSVSNDRFRNLFLGTPASSLADSGPFIFQLVEADLPLIKDLITSPERNWGWFASSPIHDVEVIATHMRERLVAGERPNQAIYRLHDNRVLTRALTHLNADQYLEYLGPISSVCYWDGSQWAVTENSNPGEHPLPASPAWLTIPQSEAASAAVEFDNIRRYLMVEHTETLAKLAEQENFDAWLRTQLELARSWGWKEPEQLHFFVDQSLKAPEYHLPKSWFPHHAETPTAHFERIYEESLYWQGEVSV; the protein is encoded by the coding sequence ATGATTACGCCTCAACTCTGGTCGAGCGCACAAACCAAACTTAGGTTGTCCCTTTATCTGGTTCTCGACTCCGATGGCCAGATCGAGGAGCGTGACGCGCTGATCAATTCGGTTTCAAACGACCGGTTCCGGAATTTGTTCTTGGGTACGCCAGCCAGCTCCTTGGCGGATTCCGGCCCTTTCATTTTTCAGCTCGTGGAAGCCGATCTCCCTTTGATTAAGGATTTGATCACGAGCCCTGAGCGTAACTGGGGTTGGTTTGCCAGTTCTCCGATTCATGATGTCGAAGTTATCGCGACTCATATGCGTGAGCGTCTTGTGGCCGGCGAGCGCCCAAATCAGGCCATCTACAGACTCCACGACAACAGAGTGCTGACTCGCGCCCTGACTCACCTCAATGCTGATCAGTACCTTGAATACCTCGGGCCAATATCCAGTGTGTGTTACTGGGACGGTTCGCAGTGGGCTGTCACGGAAAACTCCAATCCTGGCGAGCACCCATTACCAGCCAGTCCTGCGTGGCTGACCATTCCTCAATCTGAGGCAGCTAGCGCGGCTGTAGAGTTTGATAATATCCGTCGCTACCTCATGGTCGAGCACACCGAGACGCTAGCCAAGCTTGCTGAGCAGGAAAATTTTGATGCTTGGTTGCGCACACAGCTGGAACTGGCTCGCAGCTGGGGCTGGAAGGAGCCGGAGCAGCTTCACTTCTTTGTCGATCAGAGTTTGAAGGCCCCGGAGTATCACCTGCCTAAGTCATGGTTCCCGCACCACGCCGAAACGCCAACAGCACACTTCGAGCGCATTTATGAAGAGTCGCTCTACTGGCAGGGCGAGGTTTCGGTATGA
- the tssI gene encoding type VI secretion system tip protein TssI/VgrG has product MFAPANSAHFALLIPSVRNDFKVLAFDGAEAISTLYAIKVELVSEYPDFDLESLLSQQAFLQFGLNGEGIHGLIEDVLVGDAGKRLTRYHLTLVPALHYLQFSYNQRIFQNLTVPQIVAQVLNGHGIQSDTFNFNVSTSPVREYCTQYGESDYEFIQRLCAEDGIAWHHQHSQDGHHLVFTDDQTFFPKLGDTAYQQGSGLAADKQVVSQFSMRFSTRTSTTTRRGYDLKRPSVLLESAFTAEFTPKLEDYRYPELIENEKLGKQLAQQGLERHRVDYQLAEGSSDQPTLRSGHFFNLVEHPRKLCNDLWLLVGVKHEGKQPQALEESVTSDTSPADGFTQGYRNTFSAIPWDVFYRPPMPERRSVLVSQTARVTGPANEEIFCDEYGRVKVEFHWDRAELNSDHSSCWLRVASSWAGEGFGSVTVPRIGMEVVVTYLEGDPDKPLITGCVTNKVNAPAYPLPANKTKTVLRTHSSPHNGGFSEVSVEDRAGQEKIYLRAQRDFEELILNDSVSHIGNDRSSQVGRNSSSLIKGDETHTTNGVRNTVIGGNELISVTGDTSVTSGGTLVVQAGSQAHVTAENVVINAGMSLTLQAGGNHIVISSGGIFSSVPIVQGGSPMAGVSPLQALQALSTEVPTIIASPRSIVAAAKQQAADFCPLCEACLNGQCKIGEIA; this is encoded by the coding sequence ATGTTTGCGCCTGCAAATTCCGCGCACTTTGCATTACTGATCCCTTCCGTTCGGAACGATTTCAAAGTACTGGCGTTTGATGGCGCTGAAGCCATCAGTACCCTCTATGCGATAAAAGTTGAACTGGTTAGCGAGTACCCTGACTTTGACCTAGAGAGTCTGCTCAGTCAGCAGGCATTTCTTCAGTTCGGGCTGAACGGAGAAGGCATTCACGGGCTCATCGAAGACGTTCTAGTCGGTGACGCCGGAAAGCGTCTTACCCGCTATCACTTGACGCTGGTTCCAGCTTTGCACTACCTGCAGTTCAGCTACAACCAACGTATTTTCCAGAATCTGACCGTCCCGCAAATCGTCGCACAGGTACTGAATGGGCACGGGATTCAGTCAGATACCTTCAATTTTAACGTCTCCACCAGCCCCGTTCGCGAGTACTGCACTCAGTACGGGGAAAGTGATTACGAGTTCATCCAGCGGCTGTGTGCCGAGGACGGCATCGCCTGGCATCACCAGCACAGTCAGGATGGTCATCATTTGGTGTTCACGGATGATCAGACCTTCTTCCCAAAGCTTGGCGATACCGCTTACCAGCAGGGCTCAGGGCTCGCTGCAGACAAGCAAGTGGTCAGCCAGTTCTCGATGCGCTTCAGTACCCGCACCAGCACCACAACGCGTCGTGGCTACGATCTCAAGCGCCCCAGCGTACTGCTTGAGAGCGCTTTCACTGCCGAGTTCACTCCAAAGCTGGAGGATTATCGCTATCCCGAGCTAATCGAGAATGAAAAGCTTGGTAAGCAGCTCGCCCAGCAGGGGCTTGAGCGACATCGCGTCGACTACCAATTGGCTGAAGGGAGTAGCGATCAGCCTACATTGCGTAGCGGCCATTTTTTCAATCTGGTTGAGCACCCGCGCAAGCTTTGCAACGACTTATGGTTGCTGGTAGGTGTTAAGCACGAAGGCAAGCAACCCCAAGCGCTTGAGGAGTCCGTTACAAGTGATACCAGCCCAGCGGATGGCTTCACTCAGGGCTACCGCAATACCTTCAGTGCGATTCCGTGGGATGTATTTTACCGTCCGCCAATGCCTGAGCGTAGATCTGTCCTGGTGAGTCAGACGGCTCGTGTTACTGGCCCGGCTAATGAAGAGATCTTTTGCGACGAATATGGTCGCGTCAAAGTCGAATTCCACTGGGACAGGGCAGAGCTGAATAGCGATCACAGCAGCTGTTGGTTGAGAGTGGCCTCAAGCTGGGCAGGAGAGGGATTTGGTTCGGTGACTGTCCCACGTATTGGGATGGAAGTCGTTGTCACCTATCTGGAAGGGGATCCTGACAAGCCCCTAATCACAGGTTGCGTCACGAACAAGGTAAACGCTCCGGCCTACCCGCTGCCGGCGAATAAAACGAAGACCGTGCTTCGTACGCACAGCTCTCCGCACAATGGCGGCTTCAGCGAAGTGTCGGTAGAGGATCGTGCCGGACAGGAGAAGATTTACCTGCGGGCCCAACGCGACTTTGAGGAACTGATCCTCAACGATAGCGTAAGTCATATTGGAAATGATCGATCCTCCCAAGTGGGCCGCAACAGCTCAAGCCTCATAAAGGGTGACGAGACGCACACCACCAATGGTGTGCGAAACACAGTCATCGGTGGCAATGAGCTGATTTCGGTTACTGGAGACACTAGCGTCACGTCGGGCGGAACCCTGGTTGTTCAGGCTGGATCTCAGGCTCACGTCACCGCTGAAAACGTTGTTATCAACGCAGGTATGAGTCTCACGCTTCAGGCCGGTGGTAACCACATTGTGATTAGCTCTGGCGGGATCTTCAGTAGCGTACCAATCGTACAGGGCGGGTCGCCGATGGCGGGTGTTTCACCTCTACAGGCCCTGCAGGCTCTATCGACCGAAGTCCCCACAATTATCGCCAGCCCGCGCTCTATCGTTGCCGCTGCCAAGCAACAGGCGGCGGACTTTTGTCCGCTCTGTGAGGCCTGCCTGAATGGCCAATGCAAAATTGGAGAGATAGCATGA
- a CDS encoding DUF3320 domain-containing protein → MIEEVTGSITESLKSANDEADAPQSQQYAAVASAPQPVRSPQSHYSPVEVVYYRESDPASTVLGVDPDAFFEASYSGVLSAFIEHVISEEGPILDVILARRIARAHGWVRTGSKIRERVSVMAQNAHRMTIDSVGDFYWPNHLSDSSTVVCRRPGDESSIRPVDEICGEELAALVWELRAKGKEGETLLHAMARELGLQKLTASSRLRLEKASQIEQEK, encoded by the coding sequence TTGATCGAGGAGGTCACAGGTTCAATCACTGAGTCGCTGAAAAGTGCCAATGACGAGGCAGATGCTCCTCAGAGCCAGCAATACGCAGCAGTGGCTTCAGCACCTCAGCCTGTGAGGAGCCCCCAATCGCATTACTCTCCGGTGGAGGTTGTTTACTACCGAGAGTCAGATCCTGCTTCCACTGTCCTAGGGGTGGATCCGGATGCGTTTTTTGAAGCGAGTTACTCAGGCGTTTTAAGCGCGTTCATCGAGCACGTGATCAGCGAAGAAGGGCCTATTCTCGATGTAATTCTTGCTCGGCGAATTGCCAGGGCTCATGGTTGGGTGCGTACCGGCTCCAAGATCCGAGAAAGAGTGTCAGTGATGGCGCAAAATGCGCACCGTATGACGATTGATAGTGTTGGGGATTTCTATTGGCCGAACCATCTTAGTGATTCATCTACCGTTGTCTGCCGGCGCCCAGGAGATGAGTCGAGCATCCGCCCGGTTGATGAGATCTGCGGTGAAGAGCTGGCAGCATTGGTTTGGGAACTTCGCGCCAAAGGGAAAGAAGGGGAGACATTGCTCCACGCCATGGCGCGGGAATTGGGGCTTCAGAAGCTGACTGCGTCCAGCCGGCTGAGACTCGAAAAAGCGAGCCAAATAGAGCAGGAAAAATAG
- a CDS encoding metallophosphoesterase family protein — MKLQIYSDLHNEFAQFNPPASDADIVILAGDIDLRSRGVRWANETFQCPVIYVCGNHEYYGGHLDHTLRKMKEAAKPHVHVLENEVLILDQTRFLVTTAWTDFSSTGNVVAAKRIAWEWMNDFTVIRTDASCRRLRPDDLIAKSKAAYGWLSEELDKPFEGKTVVVTHHAPALDHVGDDLPEHLIAAYANDWPELLGKADLWVYGHTHIAADFLKRGCRVVSNPRGYPDQITGFDPNFLIEL, encoded by the coding sequence ATGAAGCTTCAAATCTATTCAGATCTGCACAATGAGTTTGCTCAATTCAATCCACCTGCAAGCGATGCTGACATTGTCATTCTCGCGGGTGACATTGATCTGAGATCACGCGGAGTGAGATGGGCGAACGAAACTTTCCAGTGTCCAGTGATCTATGTGTGTGGAAATCACGAGTACTACGGTGGCCACCTTGACCACACGCTGCGGAAGATGAAGGAGGCGGCAAAACCACACGTCCACGTACTCGAAAACGAGGTTTTAATCCTGGATCAGACCCGGTTTTTGGTCACTACAGCGTGGACAGATTTCTCGTCAACCGGAAATGTCGTTGCGGCAAAACGCATCGCTTGGGAGTGGATGAACGATTTCACCGTGATCAGAACAGATGCAAGTTGTCGACGCCTTCGTCCCGATGACTTGATCGCTAAATCAAAGGCTGCCTATGGTTGGCTTTCTGAAGAATTGGACAAGCCATTCGAAGGCAAAACAGTTGTAGTTACGCACCATGCGCCAGCGTTGGATCACGTGGGTGATGATCTCCCCGAACACCTAATCGCAGCCTATGCGAATGATTGGCCGGAGCTGTTGGGTAAGGCCGATCTTTGGGTCTACGGACATACCCACATCGCAGCCGATTTTTTAAAGCGAGGATGCCGAGTCGTTTCCAATCCTCGTGGCTACCCGGATCAAATAACTGGTTTCGATCCTAATTTTTTGATCGAGCTTTGA
- a CDS encoding DUF6957 family protein: protein MSPGQSKGADELLAGPGEPRQGSMDSEEILIGLVLALYPRKPYCLVEDWTIFNVDVTEEELNKVRAAGHRPLFIFAHKVIKDSRQRFQPGDWVRSSMCISFEDGVMFETKHTVYVLMGLGHEKKADLKTIFSFF from the coding sequence TTGAGCCCAGGTCAAAGCAAAGGTGCTGACGAACTGCTCGCTGGCCCTGGCGAGCCCCGCCAAGGATCGATGGACTCAGAAGAGATTCTCATCGGACTCGTGCTGGCTCTCTATCCGCGCAAACCGTATTGCTTAGTAGAGGATTGGACAATCTTCAACGTCGACGTCACTGAAGAGGAACTCAACAAAGTCCGAGCAGCCGGCCACCGCCCGCTTTTCATCTTTGCCCACAAAGTCATCAAAGACAGCAGACAACGTTTCCAACCCGGCGACTGGGTACGCAGCAGCATGTGCATCTCTTTTGAGGACGGCGTGATGTTTGAAACCAAGCACACCGTTTACGTCCTCATGGGCCTTGGCCACGAAAAAAAGGCCGACCTAAAAACGATTTTCTCCTTCTTTTGA
- a CDS encoding XRE family transcriptional regulator, producing MELRTAFAGVLRALRLVRRARYADVSDATHRRKVSALENAQTSITVEQFDELAQSLGLDPIAMLTLCIAHRQGEQPLTVIGRALTDVAAFEAEGGMKVLSDQFDADGNLIKRGRGKPLNADNERAVLVLKAEGATQQQAAAQLGLALSSVREYWKKN from the coding sequence ATGGAACTGAGAACCGCATTTGCAGGCGTACTTCGGGCGCTCCGTCTCGTCCGGCGCGCCAGGTATGCTGACGTCTCGGATGCGACCCACCGACGTAAAGTCAGTGCTCTCGAGAACGCGCAGACCAGCATCACCGTCGAGCAATTTGACGAGTTGGCGCAATCCCTTGGCCTGGATCCGATAGCCATGCTTACCCTCTGCATTGCCCACCGCCAGGGTGAGCAGCCACTCACCGTAATCGGCCGGGCATTGACCGACGTGGCGGCCTTCGAAGCTGAAGGTGGTATGAAGGTGCTCAGTGACCAGTTCGATGCAGACGGTAACCTCATAAAACGAGGACGCGGCAAGCCGCTAAACGCAGATAATGAGAGAGCAGTACTGGTACTCAAAGCGGAAGGTGCGACGCAGCAGCAGGCAGCGGCGCAATTGGGGCTGGCTTTGTCGTCGGTGAGGGAGTATTGGAAAAAGAACTGA
- a CDS encoding TniB family NTP-binding protein yields the protein MEKYEHILTDKRSQADLDDRQRIKICKKDIWIPTKRLDPLFETIDYVLMSEDQLQAPGMLIFGNGGYGKSAIIRRLEQMYAVGDQRIKAIGVGEDLDNSKLRDLICDAFGIKLSNRRNTRERTSRLLHIIRSEKFVALLIDELHDTGFKTLSQQTTSLSLMKHLAGPPLFLCLICFGDERAKAVLDKDDQISRRYIYWPLTLWTDDADFCDFLATYESHLPLRLCSDLASKVHRRRILKHSHGNMDNIVKIIKACAIDAIVTGQERIMVEQVNDDIAHALP from the coding sequence ATGGAAAAATACGAGCATATTCTAACCGATAAGCGTTCGCAGGCAGATCTTGATGATCGGCAGCGCATTAAGATTTGCAAAAAGGATATTTGGATTCCTACAAAGCGGCTTGATCCACTGTTTGAGACGATAGATTATGTCTTGATGAGTGAGGATCAGTTGCAGGCACCTGGCATGCTTATATTCGGTAATGGAGGTTACGGAAAGTCTGCGATAATTCGACGCCTCGAACAAATGTATGCTGTAGGCGATCAGCGAATTAAAGCAATCGGCGTAGGCGAAGATCTTGACAATAGCAAACTCCGGGATCTGATCTGTGATGCGTTTGGCATCAAACTTTCCAATCGACGCAACACGCGAGAGCGAACCTCTCGCTTGCTTCATATCATTCGATCTGAAAAATTCGTAGCGCTGCTCATTGATGAGCTTCATGACACGGGTTTCAAGACCTTGTCGCAACAAACTACTTCGTTATCACTGATGAAACATTTGGCCGGCCCTCCGTTATTTCTCTGTTTAATATGTTTCGGAGATGAACGAGCCAAAGCAGTGCTCGATAAAGATGACCAAATATCTCGACGTTACATATATTGGCCGTTAACGCTTTGGACTGATGACGCGGATTTCTGTGACTTTCTAGCTACCTATGAATCACATCTGCCGCTGCGTCTATGTTCAGATCTGGCAAGTAAAGTGCATAGGAGACGTATTCTTAAGCATTCGCATGGAAACATGGACAACATTGTCAAAATCATTAAAGCGTGTGCCATTGATGCCATTGTCACGGGGCAAGAACGTATCATGGTAGAGCAAGTCAACGATGATATTGCGCATGCTTTGCCTTAA